The following coding sequences lie in one Methanopyrus sp. SNP6 genomic window:
- a CDS encoding Clp1/GlmU family protein encodes MFSTPARTYGDAIGERILRVRIRASVNPRTKVYSPPENPNEIKDIPGEPPAPTEVKERIAGREYEFPRGTPKEEVERVIKRDLESETGIGRAVVRVRDGDVEVLIAGAKPPISHTLPPDKVAVSVEPLGGAIHIGEGDRVRVFVDGRELGEAEVWRRVDDRVVLVMEERIAEKLLKEITRGKAGVPDGGGRGGSERGGKLKRERVRIEGGSIRVDGPSRALVIRGEATTNKGTEVCEGEELVIRRGERLTLTTDSELEVELILGTGAGYSVEEDDVEIPSDWKELAEELADHGGTPICMVIGPQDSGKTTLVTFIANELVERGLKVGVVDADIGQSDVGPPAVVSLGIVEDTIHDLSEVEMRHGYFVGSITPSGHLLQTTVGTRRMVDLALAEGTNAVLIDTSGMVHGGPARALKLHKVDVIRPSHVAFLDRNGQVSHIKRMVGSLEYIEVHDLTVPEAVKDVERKDRIRRRERVLREFFEKREILELDLEEISVQRAFIGTGEPVDLEEESKLPALIKAVSGVEPEILHAERAPDAVILVVRDQAGRIVGRGGRHARELRRLLNVREFVVVNEEELQGVLVGLCDGAGDLLGIGVIREIDFTSGELKVEGRLLRDRTIRVVQLGSLKVDPETGSHEPMNVRV; translated from the coding sequence TTGTTCTCGACTCCCGCCAGAACGTACGGGGACGCTATCGGTGAGAGGATCCTCCGGGTGAGGATTCGGGCGTCGGTGAATCCCAGAACTAAGGTCTACAGTCCCCCAGAGAACCCAAACGAGATCAAGGATATCCCCGGAGAACCACCCGCGCCCACAGAGGTCAAAGAACGGATCGCGGGACGTGAGTACGAGTTCCCTCGAGGCACTCCGAAGGAGGAAGTGGAGCGAGTGATCAAGCGAGATTTGGAGAGCGAGACCGGGATAGGCCGCGCCGTGGTCCGCGTGCGGGACGGCGACGTCGAGGTACTCATCGCGGGTGCGAAGCCCCCGATCTCGCACACGCTCCCCCCGGACAAGGTCGCCGTTTCCGTGGAACCACTAGGCGGAGCCATCCACATCGGAGAGGGAGATCGTGTACGTGTGTTCGTGGACGGTCGTGAGCTAGGCGAGGCAGAAGTGTGGCGACGGGTAGACGATCGGGTAGTATTGGTGATGGAAGAACGCATCGCCGAAAAGCTGCTGAAGGAGATCACTCGGGGTAAAGCAGGTGTCCCTGATGGTGGTGGGAGGGGAGGGAGTGAGAGGGGAGGGAAGTTGAAGCGTGAGCGCGTTCGGATCGAGGGAGGCTCGATCAGGGTAGATGGACCGTCCCGGGCTCTAGTAATTCGAGGTGAGGCGACCACGAACAAAGGTACAGAAGTATGTGAGGGTGAAGAACTAGTGATCAGGCGTGGGGAGCGGCTGACGCTTACCACTGACTCGGAGCTCGAGGTAGAGCTAATCCTGGGGACCGGCGCCGGCTACTCGGTCGAAGAAGACGACGTCGAAATACCATCGGACTGGAAAGAGTTAGCCGAAGAGCTGGCCGATCACGGTGGAACACCGATTTGTATGGTGATCGGTCCTCAGGACTCCGGTAAGACGACGCTAGTAACCTTCATCGCCAACGAGCTCGTGGAACGAGGGCTCAAGGTAGGTGTCGTCGACGCCGATATAGGACAGTCGGACGTCGGACCTCCGGCAGTCGTCTCCCTGGGTATCGTAGAGGACACCATCCACGACCTCTCCGAGGTGGAAATGAGACACGGGTACTTCGTCGGGTCGATCACACCATCGGGACACCTACTCCAAACCACCGTAGGGACTCGGAGGATGGTAGACCTCGCACTGGCCGAAGGGACGAATGCCGTACTCATTGATACTTCTGGGATGGTCCACGGCGGACCGGCCAGGGCCCTTAAACTCCACAAGGTCGACGTGATCAGGCCCTCGCACGTGGCGTTCCTGGATCGTAACGGTCAGGTATCGCACATCAAACGTATGGTAGGGTCCTTAGAGTACATCGAGGTACATGACCTCACGGTACCTGAGGCCGTGAAAGACGTTGAACGGAAGGACCGTATCCGACGTAGAGAGCGCGTACTGCGCGAGTTCTTCGAGAAACGGGAGATCCTGGAGCTCGACTTGGAAGAAATCTCCGTACAGCGGGCGTTCATAGGGACGGGTGAACCAGTAGATTTAGAGGAGGAGAGCAAGCTGCCCGCACTGATCAAGGCTGTATCAGGTGTCGAACCGGAGATATTGCACGCGGAGAGGGCGCCGGATGCCGTTATTTTGGTCGTTAGAGACCAGGCCGGTCGAATCGTGGGACGCGGCGGCCGACATGCCCGAGAGCTTAGACGGCTACTTAACGTCCGAGAGTTCGTTGTAGTCAATGAGGAAGAACTTCAGGGAGTGTTGGTAGGACTGTGCGACGGGGCCGGTGATCTGCTCGGTATCGGCGTGATTCGAGAAATTGACTTCACCTCCGGAGAACTGAAAGTCGAGGGCCGGCTACTCCGCGACAGGACGATTCGTGTCGTTCAGCTGGGCTCACTCAAAGTGGATCCTGAGACGGGGTCTCACGAGCCTATGAACGTGCGAGTTTGA